A stretch of the SAR86 cluster bacterium genome encodes the following:
- the ggt gene encoding gamma-glutamyltransferase, translating into MKKIFLVIILNISFISTIFANEQPIIEYQSINHPVIGDAGMVVSQRMIASEVGASILRQGGNAVDAAVATGLALAVVLPRAGNIGGGGFMVIHLKDQDKSLTIDYREKAPAAASRDLFLDENGDYDRNKAQFSLLSAGVPGSVAGFYHALTKYGTLTWQEIMEPSIKLAEEGFKIPHDLANTLASKRYRERLSSDPAASKVFFKSDGSLYKAGEILIQTDLASTLKQISKYGPDAFYRGDIAKLIVKEMERNGGLITLDDLDNYNIVERQPLTGNYRDFKIVSMPPSSSGGTHLVQMLNMLEEFPIQEMGFGSSEGIHILAEIMKRAYADRSKYLGDSDFYEVPSSLTSKEYAKSLNLDISKDKITPSSEISPGDPYPYESPDTTHFSVMDAFGNAVSNTYTINFSFGSGKMIPGTGMLINNEMDDFSSKPGTPNGYGLLGSEANAIEGNKRPLSSMTPTIIFKNDEPYVILGSPGGSRIITTVLQVALNVMDHEMNIAQAVHSPRIHHQWLPEVLMIEKGFGVDTETLLKKKGYKLYPSSTMGSVQAIMKEGNYFYGIADPRRPGSGVATP; encoded by the coding sequence ATGAAGAAGATTTTTCTCGTTATTATTTTGAATATTTCATTTATTAGCACCATATTTGCTAATGAACAGCCGATTATTGAATATCAATCAATTAATCATCCGGTTATAGGTGATGCGGGGATGGTTGTTTCTCAAAGGATGATCGCTAGTGAGGTCGGAGCTTCTATTCTTAGACAAGGAGGCAACGCAGTAGATGCAGCAGTAGCGACTGGGTTAGCTTTAGCAGTTGTGTTACCTAGAGCAGGAAATATTGGAGGTGGTGGCTTTATGGTTATACACCTAAAAGATCAAGATAAGAGTTTGACAATAGATTATAGAGAAAAAGCACCAGCTGCTGCCTCTAGAGATTTATTTCTAGATGAAAATGGAGATTACGATAGAAATAAAGCTCAGTTTTCTCTTCTATCAGCCGGTGTTCCTGGTTCTGTAGCTGGTTTCTATCATGCTTTAACTAAATACGGTACTCTTACGTGGCAGGAAATAATGGAACCATCTATTAAATTGGCAGAAGAAGGTTTTAAAATCCCTCATGACTTAGCAAATACATTAGCTTCGAAACGCTACAGAGAAAGGTTATCTTCTGATCCTGCTGCCTCTAAAGTCTTTTTTAAATCAGATGGCAGTCTTTATAAGGCTGGAGAAATTCTTATACAAACAGACCTTGCATCTACTCTAAAACAAATTAGCAAATACGGACCTGATGCTTTTTATCGTGGAGATATAGCCAAGCTTATTGTAAAAGAAATGGAAAGAAATGGCGGCTTGATTACTCTTGATGATTTGGATAACTACAATATAGTTGAAAGGCAACCACTCACTGGAAATTATAGGGATTTTAAAATTGTTTCTATGCCGCCCAGCAGCTCAGGAGGTACTCACTTAGTACAAATGCTAAATATGCTTGAAGAGTTTCCCATACAAGAAATGGGCTTTGGAAGCTCAGAGGGTATTCATATTCTCGCTGAGATTATGAAAAGAGCCTATGCTGATAGAAGTAAGTATTTAGGCGATAGTGATTTTTACGAAGTACCCTCAAGCCTTACAAGCAAAGAATATGCAAAATCTTTAAATTTAGATATTTCGAAAGACAAAATAACTCCTTCAAGTGAAATTTCTCCTGGCGATCCTTACCCTTATGAAAGTCCCGATACAACTCATTTTTCTGTTATGGATGCTTTTGGAAATGCTGTTTCAAATACATACACCATTAATTTTTCTTTCGGCTCAGGAAAGATGATTCCAGGCACGGGCATGCTCATTAATAATGAAATGGATGATTTCTCATCCAAGCCAGGAACGCCTAATGGATATGGATTACTCGGATCCGAGGCTAATGCAATAGAAGGGAATAAAAGACCTCTTTCGTCTATGACTCCAACAATTATTTTTAAAAATGATGAACCTTACGTAATTTTAGGGAGTCCTGGCGGTAGTAGGATTATCACAACAGTGCTTCAAGTTGCTTTGAATGTGATGGACCATGAAATGAATATAGCTCAAGCAGTTCATAGTCCACGAATTCACCATCAATGGTTGCCTGAAGTATTGATGATAGAAAAAGGATTTGGTGTTGATACTGAAACGCTTTTAAAGAAAAAAGGTTATAAATTATATCCCTCATCAACAATGGGCAGTGTTCAAGCCATTATGAAAGAGGGTAATTATTTCTACGGTATAGCTGATCCTAGAAGACCTGGTTCTGGAGTTGCAACTCCTTAA
- the ggt gene encoding gamma-glutamyltransferase codes for MIKSYFPYLLLLFISFEGLSQTRTQTTLDYQNRIHPEISNSFMVVSQNTHATEAGYEILKKGGNAVDASVAVGFALAVTLPRAGNLGGGGFVLIYDKEENEVFSIDYRSAAPKSATSDLFVQEDSVVRFGHLVNAVPGSVAGLLKAHQDHGTLPLSDLLLPSIRLARDGFEVTHDLNYVLEWGKESMLSNAASNDKFYSANEDPLEIKSIFKQPNLAKTLFMISEKGADVFYEGEIAKWISEESLSNGGLITLEDMASYEAKYREPIKTSYRGYKIVSMAPAASGGLVLLQTLNILENFNLKDSGHNSAQTIHILSEAMQRAYADRAEYHGDPDFYDVPTKQILSKQYAKDLSVQISEMRTPDGQIYEGDLKKYDESPDTTHFSVIDSKGNAVSNTYTLGSSFGSGVTIKKGGFLMNNQMRNFSHFYGRDDMEYGTSEANKLEPGKRMISTQTPTLVFNPNGDLFMILGSPGGGRIPNIISQVISNVIDHEMSFTEAVIAPRINQRLEGNLQLETGFSPDTISLLIDRGHTVESSNTMGSVQAIFLDQGNIYGVADTRRPGALAKGN; via the coding sequence ATGATAAAGAGTTATTTTCCTTATCTTCTTTTATTATTTATTTCTTTCGAAGGCCTATCGCAAACAAGAACTCAAACAACTCTAGATTATCAAAATAGAATCCATCCTGAGATATCTAATAGCTTCATGGTTGTGTCACAAAATACTCATGCTACTGAGGCAGGTTACGAAATACTTAAGAAAGGAGGAAATGCAGTAGATGCTTCAGTTGCTGTAGGCTTTGCTTTGGCGGTTACTCTTCCTAGAGCAGGAAACCTAGGAGGTGGAGGATTCGTCTTAATATACGATAAAGAGGAAAACGAAGTATTTTCCATAGATTATCGTTCTGCAGCTCCAAAATCAGCAACAAGCGATTTATTTGTCCAAGAAGATAGTGTTGTAAGATTTGGTCACCTGGTAAATGCAGTACCTGGATCTGTAGCTGGCCTACTTAAAGCTCATCAGGATCATGGGACTTTGCCACTCTCTGACTTGCTTTTGCCTTCCATAAGATTGGCAAGAGATGGCTTTGAAGTTACTCACGATTTAAATTACGTATTAGAGTGGGGAAAAGAGTCTATGCTCTCTAATGCGGCTTCCAATGACAAATTCTATAGCGCGAATGAAGATCCTCTAGAGATCAAGAGTATTTTTAAGCAGCCTAATTTAGCTAAAACTTTGTTTATGATCAGTGAGAAGGGTGCTGATGTATTTTATGAAGGTGAAATAGCTAAATGGATTTCTGAAGAATCCTTATCCAATGGAGGATTAATAACTCTAGAAGATATGGCATCTTACGAAGCTAAATACAGAGAGCCTATAAAGACCTCATATAGAGGCTATAAAATAGTTTCTATGGCTCCTGCAGCTAGTGGCGGCTTAGTTTTACTTCAAACTTTAAATATTCTAGAAAATTTCAATTTAAAAGATTCAGGGCATAATTCAGCTCAAACAATTCATATTCTTTCTGAAGCAATGCAAAGAGCTTATGCGGACAGAGCAGAGTATCACGGAGATCCTGATTTTTATGATGTACCAACTAAGCAAATTTTAAGTAAACAATATGCTAAAGATTTATCTGTCCAAATTAGTGAAATGAGAACTCCTGATGGGCAAATTTATGAGGGCGATCTTAAGAAATACGATGAGAGTCCAGATACCACTCATTTCTCAGTTATCGATTCTAAAGGAAACGCTGTTTCAAATACCTACACCTTGGGTTCTTCTTTTGGTTCTGGCGTAACCATTAAAAAAGGCGGATTTTTAATGAATAATCAAATGAGGAACTTTTCACATTTCTATGGAAGAGATGATATGGAATATGGAACGAGTGAGGCAAATAAGCTTGAGCCAGGCAAGAGAATGATCAGTACTCAAACACCTACGCTTGTTTTCAATCCTAATGGCGATCTTTTTATGATATTAGGCTCTCCTGGTGGTGGTCGAATTCCTAATATAATTTCTCAAGTTATCAGTAATGTAATTGACCATGAGATGAGTTTTACTGAGGCAGTGATAGCTCCTAGGATAAATCAAAGATTGGAGGGCAATCTTCAATTAGAGACTGGCTTTAGTCCCGATACCATAAGTTTGTTGATTGACAGAGGGCACACAGTTGAAAGCTCTAATACCATGGGAAGTGTGCAAGCTATCTTTTTAGATCAAGGGAATATTTATGGTGTTGCCGATACCAGAAGACCAGGTGCACTTGCAAAAGGTAATTAA
- a CDS encoding DASS family sodium-coupled anion symporter: MALLVLTLPTPEGLSSEAHRTAAIFLLMGTWWATEAVPVAVTALVPLALFPLLGIVDIQSAANPYANKIVYLFLGGFLIATAIQKWNLHKRIALFVLNNAGSNGASLILGFMVTAAVISMWVMNTATTIMLLPIGLAVITVVKETVKGLSEKETENFQLALLLGIAYGATIGGMSTLIGTGPNGMLAAFMADNYGLDISFVDWMKVGVPLSAVMLPCSWLILTRIIFKVKFETSSETVDLLSNMKEELGSLRGPEYKVLLIFILTAAAWMFRTLIDNISFLEGLSDAGIAMIASLALFLVPSGDKEKKGGLLEWQDAQENVPWGLLVLFGGGLSLANAVQTTGLAIWMGNLLPEGINLVLLVVLVVTMILFLTELTSNLATTATFLPVVAAVAIQSDFNPILLTAAVGLAASCAFMLPVATPPNAIVFGSGLIRVPQMARAGFLINILGIIIVSFISVVSVPYFLL; the protein is encoded by the coding sequence ATGGCACTATTAGTGCTTACACTTCCTACTCCTGAAGGTCTATCAAGTGAAGCCCATAGAACTGCAGCGATATTTTTGCTAATGGGAACATGGTGGGCTACTGAAGCAGTTCCTGTGGCAGTAACGGCTCTTGTTCCATTGGCACTATTTCCTCTTTTGGGAATAGTTGATATTCAAAGTGCTGCCAATCCTTATGCCAACAAGATAGTTTATCTATTCCTTGGAGGGTTCCTTATCGCAACTGCTATCCAAAAATGGAATCTTCATAAGAGAATAGCGTTATTCGTCCTCAATAATGCTGGATCAAATGGTGCTTCTCTAATACTAGGCTTTATGGTGACTGCTGCTGTGATAAGTATGTGGGTAATGAATACAGCTACCACCATTATGCTTTTACCTATTGGTCTTGCTGTAATCACAGTTGTAAAAGAAACTGTTAAAGGTTTGAGCGAGAAAGAAACGGAAAATTTCCAACTTGCCTTACTTTTAGGAATTGCATATGGAGCCACCATAGGAGGCATGTCTACCTTAATTGGTACAGGTCCGAATGGAATGCTGGCAGCTTTCATGGCAGATAACTATGGATTAGATATTAGCTTTGTTGATTGGATGAAAGTAGGAGTTCCTTTAAGTGCAGTGATGTTGCCTTGTAGTTGGTTGATCTTAACCAGAATAATTTTTAAAGTTAAATTTGAAACTTCAAGCGAAACCGTTGATTTGTTGTCAAATATGAAAGAAGAATTGGGTTCTCTAAGAGGTCCTGAATATAAAGTTTTATTGATATTTATTCTTACAGCAGCGGCATGGATGTTTAGAACTCTAATAGATAATATTTCTTTTCTTGAAGGTCTCTCTGATGCTGGTATTGCTATGATCGCTTCATTAGCCTTGTTCCTTGTTCCAAGCGGAGATAAGGAAAAAAAGGGAGGATTGCTAGAGTGGCAAGACGCACAAGAGAATGTTCCATGGGGCCTTTTAGTTTTATTCGGAGGAGGTTTAAGTCTTGCGAATGCGGTTCAGACGACCGGTCTAGCAATATGGATGGGGAACCTACTTCCGGAAGGTATCAATTTAGTGTTGCTTGTTGTACTCGTAGTAACAATGATTCTATTTTTAACAGAACTTACATCCAACCTGGCTACGACAGCTACTTTTCTTCCTGTGGTGGCTGCTGTAGCAATTCAATCTGATTTTAATCCTATTTTATTAACTGCGGCAGTTGGTCTAGCCGCAAGTTGTGCCTTTATGTTACCTGTTGCCACGCCTCCTAATGCAATTGTCTTTGGATCAGGATTAATAAGAGTGCCTCAAATGGCTAGAGCAGGATTTCTAATAAATATCTTGGGAATTATTATTGTCTCTTTTATTTCAGTTGTTTCTGTGCCCTACTTTCTTCTTTAA
- a CDS encoding TonB-dependent receptor, giving the protein MKKITFLVLMGLLNSFGLLIADEEVEEVVVTGSQIKGAKITGVLPVTILSSDDIDAIGPEDGTELMENIAEQGLNYFTEAESDSGGVNSARGDVGAYNLRNMGVGNTLVLLNGRRLVNNAGYQTELLGGDFVPTMSVNSNLIPSNALDRVELLKDGASAIYGADAVAGVVNNVLDTDYTGFEVSFRGNGYDHFDANDERVQIKYGADLNEGRTNISVMFDFYDRDSIAASEDPRWGDSDHRKWIPSDSLWANDGSFNNRYSGKWAQLDLRGITDYSDSAGEIQIMPSTDPRCSRSDSIDTGYGTCLGVDTTSLANGEYYINPGQFRDYRGELERDNTFIFINHELQNGNEFFSELGQYNSDYRRLKEPAGDFSTALLNIGPDYYYTNLLGINSDNSSSNKNIRIDNWRPDIGPRIINVEKETSRFLVGLRGTTDSGWDWETALLSSKAESEDFTQNRLSNSLLEAGLADSTSNAINIFSSDVKTALAPAIIDVYRNDTSELNSFDFKASNPEIFNMPAGPVAMLVGYEYRKEEYSDDRDPRLDGTIRFTSTVTGLTFPFIGDVLGSSPTADTTGERETNSIFAEFIIPITENVESQIALRHEDPDDTDSSTVGKLALGWNVSENVSLRGSFSTSFRVPNLIQKNQLYVTRYGNVDDAVGEYIGGSNSFALDDRYQLQSFRIGNPDLKPEESDNYSLGIVWTPEIVDGLMLTYDSWEIEKENTIVLLGRSNQVVNDLINLINYGPNNCDAYNNPNVTRDNTFSYDAAELAAFANAGICPVGEALIVRDPYANAATRTISGEDIGLYYDLDTDLGSFKLSINYSETDEFTQEPTAEYAKLVAAQQSGQIPFNITLSGFGDLAGLDGNYVKKTSMKLNYRYGDWGAQISSLKKGDFYQNSETRSDGTKFVIPSMRTVNASVYYNFDIGDNEARIKLAVKNIDDERAPLADRFYGFFADAHQDYGRNYYLDFRLKM; this is encoded by the coding sequence ATGAAAAAAATAACCTTTCTAGTATTGATGGGGCTTCTCAATTCCTTCGGATTACTTATTGCTGATGAAGAAGTTGAAGAAGTTGTTGTAACTGGTTCTCAGATAAAAGGAGCAAAGATTACAGGTGTCTTGCCAGTGACTATTCTTTCATCCGATGATATTGATGCAATTGGTCCAGAAGACGGAACAGAGCTGATGGAAAATATTGCAGAGCAAGGCTTAAACTACTTCACTGAAGCTGAGTCTGATTCTGGGGGAGTAAATTCCGCTCGAGGAGATGTAGGTGCATACAATCTCAGAAATATGGGTGTTGGAAACACACTTGTTCTTTTGAATGGTAGGAGACTTGTAAATAATGCAGGTTATCAAACTGAACTACTAGGCGGTGACTTCGTGCCAACGATGTCAGTGAACTCTAACTTAATACCTTCAAATGCTCTTGATAGAGTTGAGCTATTAAAAGATGGAGCTTCTGCTATTTATGGAGCTGATGCAGTGGCCGGGGTTGTAAATAATGTTTTAGATACAGACTATACTGGCTTTGAAGTTTCTTTTAGAGGCAATGGATACGATCATTTTGATGCTAATGATGAAAGGGTTCAAATAAAATATGGCGCTGATTTAAATGAAGGAAGAACAAACATATCAGTCATGTTTGATTTTTATGATAGAGATTCCATTGCTGCGTCCGAAGATCCAAGATGGGGTGACTCAGATCACAGGAAATGGATACCTTCAGATTCTCTATGGGCTAATGATGGATCATTTAACAATAGATATTCGGGCAAGTGGGCTCAACTTGATCTTAGAGGTATAACAGACTATTCGGATAGTGCTGGCGAGATTCAGATCATGCCTTCAACAGACCCAAGGTGTTCAAGATCTGATTCTATAGATACAGGATATGGAACTTGTTTAGGTGTTGATACAACTTCTTTAGCTAACGGAGAATACTACATCAATCCAGGTCAGTTCAGAGATTACAGAGGGGAGCTAGAAAGAGATAATACTTTTATATTTATAAATCATGAGCTTCAAAATGGTAATGAATTTTTTTCAGAACTAGGTCAATACAACTCTGACTACAGACGATTGAAAGAACCAGCAGGAGACTTTTCAACAGCGTTATTAAATATAGGCCCAGATTACTACTATACAAATTTGCTTGGGATAAATTCCGATAACAGCAGTTCTAATAAAAATATAAGAATTGATAACTGGAGACCTGATATAGGCCCAAGAATCATTAATGTTGAAAAAGAGACATCTCGTTTTCTTGTTGGCTTAAGAGGAACAACTGATTCAGGTTGGGATTGGGAGACAGCTCTGCTAAGTTCGAAAGCTGAGTCTGAAGATTTTACTCAAAATAGACTATCTAATAGTTTGCTAGAAGCTGGCTTAGCTGACTCAACATCTAATGCCATAAATATTTTCTCGTCCGATGTAAAAACCGCATTGGCTCCAGCAATAATTGATGTTTATAGAAATGATACTAGTGAGTTAAATTCTTTTGACTTTAAAGCATCTAATCCTGAAATATTCAATATGCCCGCAGGTCCTGTTGCAATGTTGGTTGGATATGAGTATAGGAAAGAAGAATACTCAGATGATAGAGATCCAAGATTGGATGGAACAATTAGATTTACATCTACTGTTACGGGTCTTACTTTCCCATTCATAGGTGATGTATTGGGATCAAGTCCTACTGCTGATACAACAGGTGAGAGAGAAACAAATTCAATTTTTGCGGAATTTATAATCCCTATAACAGAGAATGTTGAATCTCAAATAGCTCTACGTCATGAAGATCCAGATGATACAGATTCATCCACTGTAGGAAAACTAGCTCTGGGATGGAACGTCTCAGAAAATGTTTCATTAAGAGGTTCCTTCTCTACTTCATTTAGAGTTCCAAATCTAATACAGAAAAATCAATTATATGTAACACGATACGGAAATGTTGACGATGCAGTTGGAGAATACATTGGAGGAAGTAACAGTTTCGCTTTAGATGACAGATATCAACTTCAAAGCTTTAGGATAGGTAATCCAGATCTTAAACCTGAAGAATCTGATAATTACTCTTTGGGTATTGTTTGGACACCTGAAATTGTTGATGGTCTGATGTTAACTTATGACTCGTGGGAAATAGAAAAGGAAAATACTATTGTTCTTTTGGGTAGATCTAATCAAGTTGTTAACGATTTAATAAACCTCATAAATTATGGTCCAAATAATTGTGACGCTTATAACAATCCAAATGTTACGAGGGATAATACTTTCTCTTACGATGCAGCAGAACTAGCAGCCTTTGCTAATGCTGGAATATGTCCAGTGGGAGAAGCTTTAATAGTCAGAGATCCTTACGCAAACGCAGCAACTAGAACAATATCAGGAGAAGATATTGGCCTTTACTATGATCTTGATACTGATCTGGGTAGCTTTAAACTTTCTATCAATTATTCTGAAACAGATGAATTTACTCAAGAACCGACTGCTGAATATGCAAAGCTGGTTGCAGCGCAACAAAGTGGGCAAATACCTTTCAATATCACTCTGTCAGGATTTGGTGATTTAGCCGGGCTAGATGGTAACTATGTCAAGAAAACTAGTATGAAACTTAACTATAGATATGGTGATTGGGGTGCTCAAATTTCTAGCCTCAAAAAAGGCGATTTCTATCAGAATAGTGAAACCAGATCAGATGGAACAAAATTTGTCATTCCGTCAATGAGAACCGTCAATGCCTCTGTATATTACAATTTTGATATTGGAGATAATGAGGCAAGGATAAAACTAGCAGTAAAGAATATAGACGATGAACGAGCTCCTCTTGCTGATAGATTCTACGGTTTCTTTGCAGATGCTCACCAAGATTACGGTAGAAATTACTATTTAGACTTCAGACTTAAAATGTAA
- a CDS encoding patatin-like phospholipase family protein — translation MEKKYILSMDGGGVRTLASITFLKRLEIALKTRIADKFDYFIGTSAGAVSCLALAVNAAKIIDLEDIWAPRNINRTMSNSSWESKFGLLQGRPKYDNVGKLFVLEKYFGKSIMMDAKKPVAVTSYDIEKRKPVLIRSYSEADSKIKIIDAANATSAAPIYFPTAKVEDRYLIDGAIVANNPVLHGYAEAIKLFPNTELKVLSVGTGLSKRPLKGEASQNWGVVGWMMHDLFGLMVESSLDHELAGDLIGENYLRVNSPLGTVNRRLDDKREGNIKKIVEMGEAWWEEFGTKAVNLLTS, via the coding sequence ATGGAAAAAAAATACATACTATCCATGGATGGAGGAGGTGTAAGAACTTTAGCTTCTATAACCTTTTTAAAAAGGCTTGAGATTGCATTAAAAACAAGAATTGCAGATAAGTTTGATTACTTTATAGGGACCTCAGCTGGTGCTGTTTCGTGTTTGGCTCTAGCTGTTAATGCAGCAAAAATTATTGATCTAGAAGATATTTGGGCACCAAGAAATATAAATAGAACTATGAGCAACTCTTCTTGGGAAAGTAAATTTGGATTACTTCAAGGAAGACCTAAGTATGATAACGTGGGTAAGCTTTTTGTTCTTGAGAAATATTTCGGTAAAAGTATCATGATGGATGCAAAAAAACCTGTAGCAGTAACGAGCTATGATATAGAAAAACGAAAACCTGTCCTCATAAGGTCCTATTCTGAGGCTGATAGTAAAATTAAAATTATTGATGCAGCAAATGCAACCAGTGCTGCTCCAATTTATTTCCCTACAGCAAAAGTAGAGGATAGGTACTTAATTGATGGAGCTATTGTGGCTAATAATCCAGTACTTCATGGATATGCAGAAGCCATAAAATTATTTCCCAATACCGAACTGAAAGTTTTAAGTGTAGGAACAGGTCTAAGCAAAAGACCCTTAAAGGGTGAAGCCTCACAAAATTGGGGAGTTGTCGGATGGATGATGCATGATTTATTTGGCCTGATGGTGGAAAGTAGCCTTGATCATGAATTAGCAGGAGATTTGATTGGGGAAAATTATTTGAGAGTCAATTCTCCGTTAGGAACTGTCAATAGAAGGTTAGATGACAAAAGAGAAGGGAATATCAAAAAAATAGTCGAAATGGGGGAAGCTTGGTGGGAAGAGTTTGGAACAAAGGCAGTGAACTTGCTTACCTCATGA
- a CDS encoding M48 family metalloprotease, translated as MKINFLLLLFIVSLISCAVNPVTGKQDFVMISEEQEIQMGREYNSQILKMNPVYEDQELQEYVQSIGESLALKSHRPNLIYRFTILDSPDINAFALPGGYIYINRGLMSYFSSEEELAAVLGHEIGHVTARHSVRQYSQSQLMGILSAAIEINSGRTAGNVANLASGALLSGYGREMELEADDLGAQYIYQDGYSPQGMYDVLSVLKDQETYSKKIAEQRGQEPRSYHGVFASHPSNDLRLQEVLDNVSNTYQKGNEKTKDIYLEKIEGMVFGDSEQSGIRRGNKFYHGPLNLFMSSPESWEIINTPNQLIFMSPFGEAVLQMTLEDLNFKESPESYLRRFASNTYDDMSLNVNGFEGFTVKTYRNGKETRMAVIFKDDQVYQLLGYAKNDYSNISQYDSEFLNIINSFRNLKEEERVLSKPLRLKIYKVKEGDSYKSLASKSSININAEDQLRLINGDYPDKTLKAGRLIKIVQ; from the coding sequence ATGAAAATTAATTTTCTCTTATTATTGTTCATTGTTTCTCTCATAAGTTGTGCAGTAAATCCTGTAACAGGTAAGCAAGATTTTGTGATGATTAGTGAGGAACAAGAGATTCAGATGGGAAGAGAATACAATTCCCAAATACTCAAAATGAATCCAGTTTATGAAGATCAAGAGCTTCAGGAATATGTTCAATCAATAGGAGAATCTCTTGCCTTAAAGAGTCATAGACCTAATCTCATTTATAGATTCACTATATTGGATAGTCCCGACATCAATGCTTTTGCATTGCCGGGTGGTTACATATATATCAATCGTGGATTGATGAGTTACTTTTCAAGTGAAGAAGAATTGGCAGCTGTTTTAGGTCATGAAATCGGTCACGTCACTGCAAGGCATAGTGTCAGACAATATTCACAATCTCAATTAATGGGTATTCTTTCAGCAGCTATTGAGATTAACTCTGGTAGAACGGCAGGCAATGTAGCGAACTTGGCATCAGGAGCTCTTCTATCTGGTTATGGAAGAGAGATGGAACTAGAAGCTGACGATTTAGGGGCTCAATATATCTATCAGGATGGATATTCTCCGCAAGGTATGTACGATGTGCTATCGGTGCTCAAAGATCAAGAAACTTACTCTAAGAAAATAGCTGAGCAAAGAGGACAAGAACCAAGAAGTTATCATGGAGTTTTTGCAAGCCATCCATCAAATGATCTTCGCCTTCAAGAGGTTTTAGATAATGTGAGCAATACTTATCAAAAAGGAAATGAAAAAACAAAAGACATCTATCTCGAGAAGATAGAAGGTATGGTATTTGGTGATTCAGAACAATCCGGCATTAGGAGAGGTAATAAGTTTTATCACGGTCCTTTAAATCTTTTCATGTCCTCTCCTGAATCTTGGGAAATTATCAATACACCCAATCAACTAATTTTCATGTCTCCTTTTGGAGAAGCAGTTTTGCAGATGACTCTTGAAGATCTAAATTTTAAAGAATCACCAGAAAGTTATTTGAGACGTTTCGCCTCAAATACATATGACGATATGAGTTTAAATGTTAATGGATTTGAAGGATTCACTGTCAAGACTTATAGGAACGGAAAAGAAACAAGGATGGCAGTTATTTTTAAAGATGATCAAGTTTACCAATTATTAGGTTACGCAAAAAATGATTATTCTAATATCTCACAATATGATTCCGAATTTCTAAATATCATTAATTCTTTTAGGAATCTAAAAGAAGAAGAACGAGTTCTATCGAAGCCGCTAAGACTGAAAATTTATAAAGTTAAAGAAGGAGATAGTTATAAATCTCTTGCTTCAAAAAGCAGTATAAATATTAATGCGGAAGATCAGTTGCGACTCATCAATGGCGATTATCCTGACAAAACTCTTAAAGCTGGAAGATTAATTAAGATAGTTCAATGA
- a CDS encoding SDR family oxidoreductase, translated as MMKDIFNLDGKTAIVTGASSGLGKHFAKTLSAAGANLVICARRMQNLEKLKDEIDGEVLVLSLDVTSEESVLNFFSKVESSIGSADILVNNAGTSDPKRFKDLDEESWNYVLETNLSGAFRVAKNFTDLLIKDNKGGSIINIASILGLRVGINLASYATAKAGLVQLTKSMALELARSNIRVNAIAPGYILTEINDDFFATTDGQNYIKNIPMNRLGLESDLDGVLLLLSSEASSFMTGSIIPVDGGHLINPL; from the coding sequence ATTATGAAAGATATATTTAATTTAGATGGGAAAACTGCAATTGTTACTGGCGCATCCTCAGGTCTTGGTAAACACTTTGCAAAAACACTATCTGCTGCTGGCGCTAATTTGGTTATCTGCGCAAGAAGAATGCAAAACTTAGAAAAACTCAAGGATGAAATTGATGGTGAAGTGCTTGTCCTGTCATTAGATGTAACTTCTGAAGAAAGTGTCTTAAATTTCTTTTCAAAAGTAGAGTCTTCAATTGGTTCTGCAGATATATTAGTTAACAATGCTGGGACATCTGATCCGAAGAGGTTTAAAGATTTAGATGAGGAAAGTTGGAACTATGTTCTTGAAACAAATTTGAGTGGCGCATTTAGAGTTGCAAAGAACTTCACAGATCTTTTAATTAAGGATAATAAAGGAGGCAGTATTATTAATATTGCTTCAATTCTTGGTCTAAGAGTAGGAATCAATCTTGCGAGTTATGCAACCGCTAAGGCAGGTTTAGTTCAGTTAACGAAAAGTATGGCTCTAGAGTTAGCGAGATCGAATATTAGGGTGAATGCAATTGCTCCAGGTTATATTTTAACTGAAATAAATGATGATTTTTTTGCAACGACTGATGGACAAAACTATATTAAAAATATACCTATGAATAGATTGGGCCTAGAATCAGATCTTGATGGGGTGTTGTTACTTTTATCAAGTGAGGCTTCATCTTTTATGACAGGTTCAATAATCCCTGTAGATGGCGGTCACCTGATAAATCCTCTTTAA